The proteins below are encoded in one region of [Limnothrix rosea] IAM M-220:
- a CDS encoding ribbon-helix-helix domain-containing protein, with translation MSETMSKRFQVTLPDAVYAELEAKAKNEGRPVANLAAFLIEASIKKLEPKESDN, from the coding sequence ATGAGTGAGACTATGAGCAAAAGATTTCAGGTCACGCTGCCTGATGCCGTTTACGCAGAACTGGAGGCAAAAGCAAAAAACGAAGGAAGACCCGTCGCCAACCTTGCGGCATTTCTCATCGAAGCTTCAATCAAAAAGCTAGAACCAAAAGAATCTGATAATTAA
- the parA gene encoding ParA family partition ATPase yields MIITLSSLKGGSGKSTLAIHLAHAIAQSNRRVLLVDADPQGSAQGWASAREDKPPFTVIGMARNTLHRDLPDISQDYDHVLIDTPPRVSALARTAILAADLVLIPVQPSSYDVWAASETVTLIDEAKGFKPDIKAAFVINRRIPNTVIGRDVEEALSEYEIPTLKQAIAQRVAFSEASSGYTVMEMSATSSASKEIGKLVKEVLSLMEVKSW; encoded by the coding sequence ATGATTATCACCCTCAGTTCACTAAAAGGTGGCAGTGGGAAATCAACTCTGGCTATACATTTAGCTCATGCGATCGCCCAATCAAATCGACGAGTGTTATTGGTTGATGCTGACCCCCAAGGCAGCGCACAAGGATGGGCATCAGCAAGAGAAGATAAACCACCCTTTACTGTTATCGGTATGGCTCGGAATACTTTGCACCGAGATTTACCTGATATTTCCCAAGATTATGATCACGTCTTGATCGATACGCCGCCACGGGTTAGCGCATTGGCGCGGACGGCTATTCTTGCCGCTGATTTAGTTTTAATACCAGTGCAACCCAGTTCTTACGACGTGTGGGCAGCGTCAGAAACAGTGACCCTCATTGATGAGGCAAAAGGGTTTAAACCAGACATTAAAGCTGCATTCGTTATCAATCGCAGAATCCCTAACACCGTGATTGGTCGCGATGTTGAAGAAGCTCTATCTGAGTATGAAATTCCAACGCTGAAACAGGCGATCGCCCAACGGGTTGCTTTTAGTGAAGCTTCATCGGGTTACACCGTCATGGAAATGTCAGCGACCAGCTCGGCATCGAAAGAGATAGGGAAATTGGTTAAAGAGGTTTTGAGTCTAATGGAGGTTAAATCGTGGTAG
- a CDS encoding recombinase family protein, which yields MKAVGYIRVSTEEQATQGVSLDAQKAKIEAYAGLYDIELIEIVIDAGQSAKSLNRDGLQRVLGMLDSGKCEAMVIVKLDRLTRSVKDLDWLLENYFADKFSLMSVSEQVDTRTASGRLVLNVLMSVAQWERETIGERTSAALQHKKSQGEYIGGVGFGYTVTGKKLAKTKEFKTVQLIQRMRGDGETLTAIANHLNSEGIKTARGGKWYPMTVSNIIKREDRLQAG from the coding sequence ATGAAAGCAGTCGGATACATCAGAGTTTCAACAGAAGAGCAAGCAACCCAAGGGGTGAGCTTAGATGCCCAAAAAGCCAAAATCGAAGCCTATGCGGGGCTGTACGATATCGAGCTGATAGAAATTGTTATCGATGCGGGTCAGTCCGCTAAAAGCCTTAACCGTGATGGATTGCAGCGGGTTCTAGGGATGCTGGATAGTGGCAAATGCGAGGCAATGGTCATCGTGAAACTCGATAGACTCACCCGCTCAGTAAAGGATCTCGACTGGCTACTAGAAAACTACTTTGCCGATAAATTTTCTTTGATGTCAGTCAGTGAACAGGTAGACACTCGCACCGCGTCCGGTCGCCTAGTTTTGAATGTCCTAATGTCCGTGGCACAGTGGGAGAGAGAAACCATCGGAGAGCGTACCAGTGCGGCATTACAGCACAAAAAATCCCAAGGGGAATATATTGGCGGCGTGGGGTTTGGCTACACCGTCACTGGTAAGAAATTAGCTAAGACAAAGGAATTTAAAACAGTGCAGCTCATCCAACGGATGCGGGGGGATGGTGAGACTTTGACGGCGATCGCCAATCACTTGAACTCTGAGGGAATTAAAACAGCACGGGGCGGCAAGTGGTATCCCATGACGGTATCGAACATCATTAAGAGAGAAGATCGATTACAGGCAGGATGA
- a CDS encoding GIY-YIG nuclease family protein: protein MSGDRQLHQGITNLPFVSLSDKHLLPEKQGLYFVLSLLPESKLLYIGQTKNLSERWKDHHRLPEFRLLERVGESICVSWLESSDPLPALEKLESLLIEKLSPILNKTPVLEGNNPLRSSKINGCYELKPIKSGKKIHYYWYLRYRQDGKLRSKYLGKGSEGETVPSPKLRDKGNQLLDRTKSDI, encoded by the coding sequence TTGTCGGGCGATCGCCAATTACATCAAGGCATTACTAATTTGCCTTTTGTTTCTCTTTCAGATAAACACTTGCTTCCAGAAAAGCAAGGTTTGTACTTTGTACTCTCGTTACTGCCTGAATCAAAGCTTCTATATATTGGTCAGACCAAAAACCTTTCGGAGCGATGGAAAGATCATCATCGCCTTCCTGAATTTAGATTATTGGAGAGAGTGGGAGAAAGTATTTGCGTCTCTTGGCTTGAGTCAAGCGACCCCCTACCTGCCTTGGAAAAGCTGGAATCATTACTAATTGAAAAACTCTCCCCAATTCTGAATAAGACTCCAGTTTTAGAAGGAAACAACCCTTTGAGATCTTCCAAGATAAACGGTTGCTATGAACTGAAGCCGATCAAGTCCGGTAAGAAGATTCATTACTATTGGTATTTGCGTTATCGGCAAGATGGAAAACTTCGGAGTAAGTATCTGGGTAAGGGTTCTGAGGGTGAGACAGTGCCATCACCAAAATTACGTGATAAAGGAAATCAGCTTTTAGACCGGACAAAATCGGACATTTAG
- a CDS encoding type IV pilin-like G/H family protein has translation MFESQVNEAETIKPKQIKRPRPLAKKKKGVKTPDIIVGGLLGVFLLGGSWLWWSSRDPYICSGGNRESVTELIEPLTTKLADIDELASSTPRIALASVIAQGQALKRELETLEIPQCAEPVRQDLTGVIDSWVRAYTSFAASEPDFLVEARFAVFEGKTEEFAQTFENMQQGISNYSVTFDMDEEKLIIEESALGTMGSILRGQQAFYLENRAFAPNVEALELGLTSEGSNYSYETSNLSDIVVHTVTPKTDGLRTLSGATAVIQGNTTIITCASDELSDKPISPPTIDAGILVCGSGSSRVD, from the coding sequence GTGTTTGAATCTCAAGTAAACGAAGCAGAAACAATCAAGCCTAAACAGATTAAACGACCGAGACCATTGGCAAAGAAAAAAAAGGGCGTAAAAACACCAGATATTATCGTTGGCGGACTCTTAGGCGTATTCCTGTTGGGAGGTAGTTGGCTATGGTGGTCTAGTCGAGATCCATATATTTGTTCTGGCGGTAACAGAGAAAGTGTTACTGAACTAATAGAGCCATTAACTACAAAGCTAGCAGACATTGATGAGTTGGCATCCTCAACCCCTCGAATTGCTTTGGCTAGTGTTATCGCACAGGGACAAGCCTTAAAACGTGAACTAGAGACATTAGAGATACCACAATGTGCTGAACCAGTACGACAGGATTTAACCGGAGTAATTGATTCTTGGGTACGTGCTTATACGAGTTTTGCAGCTAGTGAGCCTGACTTTTTAGTAGAGGCTCGATTTGCTGTTTTTGAAGGGAAAACTGAAGAGTTCGCTCAAACGTTTGAGAATATGCAGCAAGGTATCTCAAACTACTCTGTCACTTTTGATATGGATGAAGAAAAACTGATCATAGAAGAGTCAGCTCTAGGCACAATGGGCAGTATACTACGCGGTCAACAAGCTTTTTATCTTGAGAATCGAGCCTTTGCCCCTAACGTTGAAGCACTAGAACTAGGCTTAACATCAGAGGGTTCAAACTACAGCTACGAGACATCCAATCTATCTGACATCGTGGTGCATACTGTCACTCCTAAGACTGATGGGTTAAGGACATTGAGTGGAGCCACTGCTGTTATCCAAGGCAATACTACGATCATTACTTGTGCCTCAGATGAGCTTTCTGATAAACCCATTTCGCCACCTACTATTGATGCAGGGATACTGGTTTGTGGTAGTGGATCGAGCAGAGTCGATTAG
- a CDS encoding Abi family protein, whose amino-acid sequence MTRSFSKPALTLTDQINLLESRGLIVSDKAKAEFYLARINYYRLRAYCLPFEQSPQTHQFKTGTTFENVLDLYIFDRELRLHLLDAIERIEVSMRSIWAYELAHAYNPHAHLDRTLFDERQWVKNLAKLHREVERSNEDFIRHFKRTYSEALPPVWVAVEVMSLGSLSSWFGILKPRQARQKIATHYGINHSVLESWLHHLAIVRNICAHHSRLWNKEISVAPRNIRSSGHPLHNGIITSSKKIYNSLVILLYLMDQIAPNHQWGQKLLNHIKTCPQSLSAMDFPSDWESRQIWQR is encoded by the coding sequence ATGACACGCTCTTTCTCTAAGCCTGCCCTGACGTTAACTGACCAAATTAATCTGCTAGAGTCCCGTGGTCTAATCGTTTCGGATAAAGCAAAAGCAGAATTTTACCTAGCTCGGATTAATTACTATCGCCTTCGTGCTTACTGTCTTCCCTTTGAGCAGAGTCCTCAGACCCATCAATTCAAAACTGGCACAACTTTTGAAAACGTTCTTGACCTCTACATTTTTGACCGAGAACTCAGGTTACATCTGCTAGATGCCATTGAACGGATCGAAGTTTCCATGCGTAGCATTTGGGCGTATGAGCTTGCCCATGCTTATAACCCCCATGCCCATCTTGATCGAACATTATTTGACGAGAGACAATGGGTGAAAAATCTAGCAAAACTTCACCGTGAAGTAGAACGCTCGAATGAAGACTTTATAAGACACTTTAAAAGAACATACTCAGAAGCTTTACCGCCTGTATGGGTTGCTGTTGAGGTGATGTCTTTAGGCTCTCTTTCATCTTGGTTTGGCATTCTTAAGCCTAGGCAAGCGAGACAAAAGATAGCCACTCATTATGGGATTAACCATTCAGTTTTAGAATCTTGGTTACACCACCTTGCCATCGTCAGGAATATTTGTGCCCATCATTCAAGGCTATGGAATAAGGAAATATCCGTAGCACCTCGAAATATTCGTAGCTCTGGTCATCCTTTGCACAATGGCATCATCACCAGCTCAAAGAAAATCTACAACAGCCTAGTGATTCTGCTCTATCTCATGGATCAGATCGCCCCAAATCACCAATGGGGTCAAAAATTACTGAATCACATCAAAACTTGTCCCCAGTCCCTTTCAGCAATGGATTTTCCTAGTGATTGGGAGAGTCGCCAGATTTGGCAGAGATAA